A stretch of DNA from Nitrospirota bacterium:
CAAGCCGGATACGAGTTGTTCATGGTGCAAGTCGGGCGTGAACCATTAGACTTCAAGCCGCTTCCGACCGTTGGATCTGGCGCGTACGAGATTCGAATACGAGATGCCGCCGGTGCGTTCCGCGTCGTATACGTGGCCAAGTTCGAGAAAGCGGTTTACGTCTTGCACGCTTTTCAGAAGAAGACCCCAAAGACGTCACGGGCGAACATTGATCTGGCAGTGCAGCGTTACAAGTTAATCGGAGGGCAGTCATGAAGAAAAAACAAGCACGGCAAGTGAAGGGCGCAAACAATGTGTTCCTTGATCTCGGCTTCCCACCGCATGAGGCGGCTGTGATGCTCTTGCGTTGCGAGTTGGCCGAAGCGCTACGTCAATGGATGGACCGTGAGGCAATTACCCAGGTGGAAGCCGCCAAGCGCCTTGGCGTGGTCCAGCCCCGCATCTCCGAGATTGCGTGCAACAAGGTTGACAAGCTGTCTCTGGACTACCTCGTGGGCCTGTGCGCAAAGGCTGGTGTCTCAGTCGCCGTGAAATTGGCCGCCTGACTCGTCGCCTAACCAACAGCTTGAGACCGGCGTTGAAGACGCGGCTTAGCCTTCTCGTTAACCCTGCAAATGTGTATGTAAGATTGGCGCTCAGCAAAGAATACATTCAAGTAAAGAA
This window harbors:
- a CDS encoding type II toxin-antitoxin system RelE/ParE family toxin, with amino-acid sequence MKPLRFLGTACRDLAAFPELVRRQAGYELFMVQVGREPLDFKPLPTVGSGAYEIRIRDAAGAFRVVYVAKFEKAVYVLHAFQKKTPKTSRANIDLAVQRYKLIGGQS
- a CDS encoding XRE family transcriptional regulator is translated as MKKKQARQVKGANNVFLDLGFPPHEAAVMLLRCELAEALRQWMDREAITQVEAAKRLGVVQPRISEIACNKVDKLSLDYLVGLCAKAGVSVAVKLAA